In Danio aesculapii chromosome 8, fDanAes4.1, whole genome shotgun sequence, the genomic stretch TgtaacaaagcttaataaaatcatttcaacggattaaaatatttgtcaaatatttatGATTGTTCACATACACCACTATTCAAAAATTTTGGGGTCTTAAAAAAAtcgtattttttttctttatgtaaaAAAGATGCTTTGAAATATCAAAAGCAACACAATTAACTTTTTACATGattataaatgcagccttggtcagACTGCACAAAACACTAATTTCTgcggctgcacaatatattgtttcagcatcgatattgcgtGCACATCTGATATACTCACATCGCAGGAGTCTGAACTATAGATGATCAGACAGTTCACTTCacacttaaaaaaatgcttttcatatttatggtttttgtcttgtttctactccaaacataaaattcctaaatcaaaaagcattttctagacaagtaacaATATTATATAGTTTAGAAAAATTTGAATGTAAAATTTGAGATATGCTtcctaaaacaaactaaattatctTCCAGTGGATTAAGTAAAATATTCTTATTCTTCAGACTAAAAGATTATTTtccttgttttaataaaaattttactgaaatttactgcatttctgaaaacaaaacattttttttgctcgtcttgaaaatgcttcttgatttaataagttttagataattggactagaaaaaagacaGAAACTCCAAGAAATCAATTTTTTACAGATTTGTGTAGTCACTGCAAAGTTGAATAGAaggaaagtttatcatttgcatcaAATGTGTTTATAAGGCCTGTGGCTATGTACACAttcaaatgagttttaaaaatttGGATAATATAGAATGACAATTGGCTGTTTAACTATGTATACAATTATGCATctactattttacatttaaattgatttTCTGTACTGGAAAATTGTCAGACTTCCCAGAAAAACATAAATAGAGCCATTTAAGCCATCTGATgagattgtattcatatcacaatatataatgCAGAAAAACTTAATATTGCAGTATCTGATTTttgcaatatcgtgcagccctacccaCTTCAAATACCTCACTGACCCCAAGCTTCTGACAAGTGTATAGATTGTATCTTCTATAATGATGTTCCTATATAAAAGTACAACATAACTTTTAggacttttcattcatttttttttcggcttagtccctttattaatcaggggccgccacagcggaatgaactgccaacttatgttttacacagcagttgcccttccagctgcaacccatcactgggaaacacccatacccacactcatacactatggacaatttagtttatttacttcacctatagcacttgtctttggacttatggggatAACCCAAatcacccggagaaaacccacgccaacaaggggacaacatgcaaactcctcaaagatattccaactgacccagccgtggctcaaaccagtgaccttcttgctgtgaggtgatcctgctaccaactgcaccaccgtgacacctctTTTAGGACTCAAGAGCTTTAAAcagattttgaaataaactaaaatgcaaatcaacagttgaacacattttattaaaaaaaaaaaaactaaccacCGAACAATATACAAATGTTGAAAGTAGCTCAAACAATAACTAAAACACGACTTTCATTCACAATAAAAGCAAACGGGCAGTTAGATGGGCTTGATTTTGAAGTGGAGGCCGATGAGACTGAATACGAGGCATTTGAGATCCTGGACCAGGTAATAGAAAACTCTCAGTCCCTCTGGGTCCCTGCAAAACGAGACAATGTCACTACTCATAAAGCACAAATTACAAACTAAACAGGGTTTCAGCAGGTTTAAGCAAGTTAAATTTATGacttaagaccattatgaataacattttagactcatacagggATAAACATTGAGTTATTTTAAATGGCCCAGTTGGAAAAcctttttattttgctatatcaaactttaatataatttaataatacaacaataataatttaataattaaatatattttacttaattgagcaaaatgtgtcaaaacaagcaagctctaattgtatacatacatttttttaacataaaaaaaggtttaaaaaaactataataaactaaatatatgcATGACAGTCTGACCAGATCAgcttcctcagcagtaaatacatgaatagcttttttgttttattgtgataGTTCTAAAGGAAAATAATTAAGCCATTATGGTAAACTAAAGTTAAGTTTTAGTTATGGTCACTAAAACTTAAGCTAAAAATTACATCCCTAAATCAAAagctaaaagttttattgagatggattgttggtaattGGATGGACAGATTGGGCACCTATACATGAGCAAAGAACAATTATAAGccgtttacagaagattcaagtcctttttaaggcctaaaattttgtttttgagatttaagaccccgcggacaccctgtgtaAATCTGCTCGAGGGTATAAAACGGAAAGCAAGAAATTGTGACAATATTAAGTACAACAAATTTGGGTTACAAGATTAAGGCAGGATAgtgaagtgtatatatatatatatatatatatatatatatatatatatatatatatatatatatatatatatatatatataaaataaaataaaataaaacatttataatcgaTGAAATACACTTACTTGGACTGGTTTACATCAATTAAAGATCCAATTTTAGAGGTTGTGAATGAAATGTGCTCATCACCGATGACAATCTCCAGTTCCTTTAAAAGTACAAACAAGAGCAATTAGGATACCAGTTTACACCGCAATGGTGTACTAGAAATGGACCACAACAATCCTGGTTCACAATGATGTGCAAAAAAATGAACTGAAGATCACTCAGATACTGCATGCATGTACAAGGATGATATCGGAGTTAAATCGTTAAACTTAAAACATGCTTTTCAAAAACCATTTTCAAATGTTAATGTACTAAACCAGCCAAAATGCAAAGAAATGTGTGGGGTATAGTTGTGTAAACAGTCCCATTTGAGTCACATTATATTGTGTAAGTGACCAATGTGCGAATATAAGAAAGGAATAATATACATGAATACAAACCTGTCTGCCAACTCTATCTGGAGGAGGCCACAAGGCATCGTCTTCTTTTGTGATTTCACTGTCGTCAATGATTCTCTTCAGCTCTTCCATCACACTTTTATGCACATAAGCCTGAAAAACATAACATCTCATAAGATACATGGTCTGTCAAAATAGTGCAAATTATCTTACAATCAATGCATATGACGTCATCGCGCAGCTGACTTTACCTCTTTTCGGATCATGACGTCGTTCTTGTAGTTGCTGTTGTTTGCATATCTAAGCTTTCCTGAAAGAAAAAAAGTCCACAAGCTTTTAACATTAAACTAATAGATTAATAGCAAATACAGAACTTAATAAAATGAAGATTATTAAGCAACATTGattaaactaaacaaatcaaTTGTAGACCCGCAGTTTTAAGGCTAACGTTCCTCAAACGCAAGTTAACGTGTTAATTGTGctctaaacaaaaaaaaccctcgtaattaaaattgtaaatcaTAAATTAAACAGTAAACAAACGTTCAAAAAGCTGTAAATTTCGTTTTCGGCTTTGTAGGAGACCAAGCACAGATCTGAAGGAAAGGCTGTTAGCATATTAGCAAGCTAAAGTTGGCGCCTCACTTACCGTCTGGTCTGAATTCAAATTCCAGAAACTCATGGCCGAATTTACCTTTATGCCCCACATAGTACCTCAAATAAAAGTCACTCGTGGACATCACTGTGCACGGTATTAAAGTAtccgtctatatatatataaataaccgcACAAATACTGTTCCTTCAATGAATCGCTTTAGCTTCCACAACCAATATGGAATCGCATGCGTACAACTGCACGTCGCCGAGTGACGCCACTTCCTAGTCGCACAACAGTGATGCTACAACTGGGCATCACAGGATGGTTGACCAAAAGCACACCATGACCCCCATGAACCTGTTTTGCATCGTGTTATCTTTGTCTAATCTAAACCATTGTTTAATTCTGTCCAGCAATGAAGTTCTTAAAAGAGAGGGGCTTACCCTTTATCTGCAAGCAGTGTGCTTTCAGTTGAGGCAACAGACATGTGGAGGAGtacaaaaacttttattttattcagctttGCTGTTAATCACTTTGTTATACAACTGTCTGCGAttgtttacacatttacatgATGGTACAGTAATCATGGACACCTATTTCCAGCTTCATTTCAAGATCAGTTGTTGTTTATAATCATTGCAATGTCACAGAAACACTGTTTAAAGCCTTGCAACTGTAGTTGTTTGGTCCTACAACACAAGCATGCAACCTTTTCtggttttatattagttttgGCTTTCTTTGCAATCTGCACCATTTTGCAAGCACCACAACTCAAAGGCATCAATAACTGAACATATAATACATCATGCAGAACACCATACTTCTGAAATCCCTTCCAAAAGCCTCCAGACAATCTGTCTAATGTCTAATATTAACATAAATACATACAGGTTATCACATAATTGTCACGGAATTACAGACAGTAGGGTGGGAACCAAAAACAATAACTTCACATTAAATAATGACAACAGTTTACATCTTTGGAATCCCATAAATTGAAGTAAAACGAAACAAAGTGTAGTATTTTGCATCATTTCCAGTCAAGTAGGGTTACACACTGAGTGTGTGAGTTGAAATGATAACGGTTATGAAATCCTGAATTTATCCAGGGCTTATGCGTGGCTGTGTGAAAATGATTGCTTGTAAAATGTACTGCATTTTTAAAAGCTGGTGTTTAAATCTGTGCTAATATATCAAAAGCCTCTGACAAAAGGTATGagtatcttgtgttcaacagccAGGATGTTTGAGTTACccagttttgtttaaaaaagtaatatttacaGTGCTGCTTAGCTCATGTAACATGGAAAGGGATTCATCATGAAAATAAAAGTCTATAATTGAACATACACAGAAAATATTGTGATGGCACAAAATCTGTTGCAATGCAGACATCTCATATAAATTCATGACTGAATCACACGTTTAATATCTAAATAAGGACCAGAAGTTAACCAAAGATTTGTAATATTTTCTACAATTTTGACCAAATAAGCAGAGTGCCTCTGACAACCAAATAAGTATTCATGTGTCACAAAAAGTATTATTGATACGTTTGCATCTGGCTCAGACAGAACTGTAGACAACTCTTAATAAATGCAATGATTTAAGCCCATCAAATAATTCAgtcaaataattatttacataattcAGTTTTTGATCACCTGTAATTTTTTTACACAAGATAAAATGTGTCACCCTGTATCATAGCAGCAATGCGAATGCGGGCCAaccagaaaataaatacaatacaattatgCTGAACAGGAACAGTTCATGGATCAACGATTatccaattttaaggtcaaagggAAATTTTACAGTCAGGTTTAAAGGTTGGATTGTTCTGGTTCACATGAACAAGTGCTTCTTTGTAGCTATACAGGtatagtttaccaaaaaaaaatttaaatctgccatcatttacacaccctttgTTTGTTCCAAACCACTTTgagtttattctgttgaacacaaaagatgatattttgaagactgttgaaaacatgtaaccattgacatccatagtaggaaaaaccaatactatggaagtcaatggttacaggttttcaacatgcttcagaatatcttcttttctgatcaacagaacaacattcattcattcattttcttttcggcttagtccctttataaatcagggcttgccacagcggaatcaaaCGCCAAATAATCCAGCATGtgatttacgcagcagatgccttttcagccgcaacccaacactgggaaacatccatacactctcattcacacacataccctacagccaatttagcttatccaattcacctatagggcatgtctttgcactgtggggcaCACGGAGGAGACTCACGCCAAtacgaggagaacatacaaactccacactgaaatgccaactggcccagcagaggttcaaaccagcaatcttcttgctgtgaggtgatcatgctacccactgcgccaccatgacacaaCAGAACAACAACGATACAAAAATCTATCTGGTTTGGAAGTAGACATGGTTGAGTAAGTTATGGCAGAATTAAAGTTGGTCAGTGACTTTTCCATTTAAGATCCACATAAAATGCTTGAAAATTAAACGTATTAAATTGCAAAAGTGttgaaaaatgctaaaattaACTCTTTGGTGAGTTGTCAAAGACTGACCAAAGTGGCATCATGGTGTATTTTCTATGGGTAGCCTAAAAAAAGGTCACAAAACACAGGTGGCATAGTGGTTCAATCAGTTTAAAAGCCGACAATAACAGAAAGAAAGAATACCAGAAGAAACTCTGAGAATTCCTTTCAAGTAAGCAAATGTTTGTATAAATGCCTCTCACGAATCTAATTAAAGAGAGTCATAAACTGAGTGTCAAATTGCATTATTAGAGTCAAGGGTACAGTGCATAGTATATGAACATAAATCTCTTGACAAACAGATCATTTTTCATACTGCACAATCAACCACTGAGCTTGATTTAAAGTACATGACCATGTTTAATGAGGATCAGATGTTATCTTTGTAAATAATCAGTGTTACACTAAATATCACTTTCAGTTTATTTCATATCAGAGTGTGATACATGTACATAAGATGGACCACATTCACAAATTGTTCAGTTAGTTCCCTTTTAAATTCAGAGGTGTCTTCTGCATACTGTAAAATACAGCCTTAtggttgttattttaaataactacACCCTGAGAGGCCTGTTGTGACGTAGCAGCACTGCCTGAAAAGTTCAAGTTAAGCAAGCGGGAGATAAATGTTTATCTCTCTGCAAGAAACACTgatattataaatttatataaataatgccAGAATATTAAAACCTTGTaatcaagaaaaaataaaagtgaatttaaaACAATCGTTTTTGGCCTCCAAAGAGCATTTtagtgatgcaaaaaaaaaaaaaaaaaaaaaattgtatttaaataaatttgcaaatgtAGTCCTTTCTGATATTAAAAAGATCTATaggtataaaataaaaataacttaatattCAATCCTCGTTATCACAGAGTCATGTAATGTTTAATTATCTGCATTTCCCCCCTTTTGACGCAACAGTCTTAAAGaggtacaaaaaataaaaataaataatgaggaaATATCCATTTTGACCTTTAACAAATCGCAGAAGCTTTGAAACTCCATAAAATGTCAAGTGTAGCCAGTCCAAAACAAAAGAAAGCAGAGTGAAAGCAAAGGCagtcttagatttttttttgtttgttttcgtcATATACAGTGTTGGCTAATTAACAGAATGCTCAAGCAATCCATCCGTCCTTCAGACATTCATTCCCTGACGTAGTGGTGGAGATCTGGTCAATGCGGCCTGCTGCTGGACTCTGACGGATGCCGTTTTCGGGGTGTGTGGCCGTTGAGGCATCCGTTCAAGCGTTTGGTCAAGCCTCCATTCAAAAAATCCTGAATGTGCTGAACTATCAGATTGATGGCAACTGCAGAGAGAAAAACAAACATCATGTTGCATcatgtattaaaattattaaagttatttaataaaaaaaaaaaaagaaaaacaaggagAAAGTAAAAGAGAAGTAAAACTCTGAAATAATATTACTCTATTGTTTTACTGAGTACTACACAGTTATACtactgaatgttatttaaaagtatATACACATTCATGTGATTTAATGCTGAACTGTCAgcatctgacaaaagtcttgttgcctatccaagtttttggaacagcaaataataacttgacttctagttgatcatttggtatcaaaagtggcttatatggaaggtagaggcctctagattacgcatatttaaccaaaataaaatatgatcatgccttgatttttaattaattaattaggacagtaaagtctgattttgcttagacaaaagtcttgtcacttatatTGTCatttacttaacagaaataatgtacagtatagaatataaagtcatggtgcagtgggaaaataattaatattgtgcaggactcccatgagcttagaggactgcattcacacatctctgcagtgactcaaataactcattattaaagtcatctggtatggcaaagaaagcgttcttgcaggactcccagagtttcttgggattcatcttcaatgcctccaccaTCTTACCcccgacatgctcaataatgttcatttctggtgactgggctggccagtcttggggcaccttgaccttctttgctttcagcaactttgatgtggaggccgaAGTAcgagaaggagcgctgtcctgctgaagaatttcccttctcctgtggtttgtaatgtaatgggcagcacaaatgtcttgatgttgtcatccactctgcagatctttcgcacgcccccataatgaatttaaccccaaaccatgatttttccttcaccaaacttaaccgatttctatgagaatcttgggtccatgcgggtttcagtaggtcttcttcagtatttgtgatgattgggacgcAGTTCAACGGATGatttatcgaaaaaaaaaaaaatctaccttctgccacttttctgaGATCgaactgagatcgacgacaagacttttgtcaggtagtgtatacaatAAGCGCACTGTACCAGATGAttgatttaaatgtaaacatataGGAGTTAGAGTCACTTAATATAAATTGGGACcaaattaagataaaaatattTCTAGGTGACAGCAAAAGAcacttcaaaatatttaattttaaataaatgctttaattcTGATTGTTCTATTCACCACATAAGGATCGAGTACTATTACAAaccacatttttgtatttttgatggtggggaggaaaaaaaaaaattcttcaaaacaaaaatgAGTGATTTAAACTTCTAACAGCTaatatatagtatactataatgttttttcataataaagTACTAGTCTTTTATATGCCTGCGTTTATCAAAGATTCAACAGGAAAAGAAAGACTAAACATTCTGGTACATTTAAACCATGAAGATTAGAAGTTCAGCCTTCCTATATTCAAAACAAGTTATGTTTATGATCAAAAGTTCCAAAACATTTCTATATCAATGTGCTCCTGtctcttctctttctttctttgtgaAGTCTAATAGTACAATAAGAAGCTCACCCAGATTATCAGCTCCCCTTGGAATGATCACATCAGCATACTTCTTTGtctgagagaaaaaagaaagaaaaaaaacaagctctAAGAAACAAAAATCAGGATGACaatcaacaacagcaacaacattcCACTGTGCAAATATTTTACGTCCCACTTCCTCTTGACAAAATGCCAGAAACATTTTCTATTGTAAACTCAAAGACTTTTTTGGATCTGcatttcaatgaaaataaaaaaggacTGATTTAATagaactaatatatatttttatgtaaatatattttccaaTAGCATAACAAAAAGTATAGTATTATTTTTCAGAAATGCATGAGAAACTAAGACCCTGGGGTAAGAAATTAGGGTAATaaggaaataaaggcaagaaattaatttattgttaaacAATTGATTAAATCAAAGATGAgggtaaagacatttataatgttacaaaacatttattttttaattaaaagcagttttctctattaaacataaaattacaattattcttCTGATCTGTTtccaaaattaacattaataaaatgacACACATGTACATTATATATAAGTGAATGACTACAAATAATCTGAATTATGTAACGTGATCCTATAAAGTGCTTtcacattatataatattattaaattctcAATCATATTTCATTACTTACTGAAAATATAACTGcacatatttacacaataaaactttAGTATTAACTATTAAAGATGATGCtcctgtctttaaaaatatcaatGCTATTTAAGATTAtcgatatatcgtgcagcccttttAACATTGCAagctaggttaattaagcaagctattggaaaacagtggtttgttctgtggccAATCCAAAACaattaagggggctaaaaatattgacttatttattcatttatatacttTGACTTTCAATATTACCCTTTTCTTTTAATTCCAGTCCAACAAAATGACATAAGACTTACTCCAAAAGAAAACTAAAcaaggaaacactgtgaaaaaaaaatccttgtatGGTTTAAACACAGcactttatatacatttaaacttgtatagtatacatacatttatatccacacacatatacatatatatataaagaaatatttgaaaagagttttaaatttcacaggagggataataacgTCTCAACGTGTGCAGTTTATATTTAGTAGAACAGTAAGTGTAGAAATCTCCCACTCACCGGCAGACAGAACTCCTCAAAGGCAGGCTTAACAAATGTTATGTACTGGTTTAGCACTTGCTCCAGGTCACGACCTCTCTCACTGATGTCTCTCAGGACTGCAAACGTAGTAGAATAAAACCAGAAAGAGAGACAATTGTGAGAAGATGTGAATCAACTTGAAAAACGCATGGAATGCATTACCCAATAACTACCACATTATGAGGTTCACTGATGTTGATAaaacccccccacacacacctCTGCGGGACAGACGTGTATCTGCATCTGTATCCACAAACAGCTTCATCTGAAACAGATCGCGGATTTCTTGCGAATAAAACATGAGGATGCCTTCAAATAAAACCACGTCCGCTGGGTAAACAGTGACCGTTTCTTCTTTCCTGTAAATGTAAAAGGACAATAAACGTATATCAGGATGCAGGAAACACCAGAACAAATATATTATACAACAAACCAAGATAAGACCCGCTTCATTTCAAACGCTCAAGTTGTGTGTAAGGAGTGCAACAGGAGCTCCATTTAGCACTGACACTGAACTTTCACCCAGCAAATCAATATGTGAAGTAAATAAACATGTGCTGCTTACACACTGCTTTCATACATAGTTGGAAATTCAGTCAACTACGAATATATCCACATATAAGCAATACAATACGCAAAAGTTTAAGGTATAGTTCAGCCAGCAAAAAAAGGACACGCAAAGTCATTCAagtagatttttagctgaaactgtggttaaCGGTGATTCATTAAATACAAGTCAACAGGTGCAGGAAATTTGAGAGTCATATTCAGTACAAggcaaaacaaaaatgaacacgTTGCTCCTGATGACACATATGAAGTGAAATGATCACTGTGTGCATGATAATGAACATTGACAACATTGTTTTCTGAATGAGGCATAAGGATTTATGCATTGTACAAGTTGCACCTATGCTTATCCCAGGGTTCCCACAGGTGGACTTTCTGGAATATCATACAATTTAAAAAGATCTTTtgcagacattgaaagtcagggacATTTTTTCTCCAAGTCATGAAATATCAGGGACTTCATCACTTTAACTCTTTGTTTccaaaagtaaaatgtaattgTCTATTAGGActgcacgattaattgaaaaaaaaaaaagattgtgatctcgattcgaccctacacatgaTCTTATTTCAacttttctatgattcagccaattatattttcaaggtcaggagaaaaATGTAAAGGGggacgcacaagtcttcacagcaacatgaacacctccaaatggtgaTAAAAGTGTCACAGCATTGTTTGCTTACTACAGAGAGGACGCGCACATGTAGCTGATGATGtgtactttagtgaacagaacctgcataggctgagaataacaggtaataaagttgtaaataacgttcagtttgttgttCAGAGCGATTGTTTGGGAGCTGcacgggaagtatgatttgcattaatgttttttttctcagtgacGGCAGCCGTGACATGAGCGCACTCGGCAGTGAATGTGAAACCGGTGcgcacatttaaatgatcatattagATTTTAGAGTTAGGATTACGGCaagcatttgaaatgtttttttccttCATAGTGAACATAgcgagtgttgtgcatgaaaataaatgttttagtgtcactataactactctagcctatataatgttgactataatgcaagagggaatctgataataacaaatgtctcattttaccaatGTAACAATTGCCTAATAATGTCAATGAcaagcatgtctcaaacataataattcaacgtTAGAATCATGAATATTCTGATGTAATAATTTTACTGCGAATTAAAAAACAGGACGTATTTAAAGTCTGTTCTAATctaccattccaagtctatacaaaatgtagcacTTTAAcaaacagtagacctacacataggcctaatattattgttttaccatatgtttgagaatcaacaataataatagcctactcatattaacctttattttacatctacagaatcaagcgaaaatcgtgatcttgattttaagcaaaacaaTTGTGATTCTTATTTTAGCCACAATCATGCAGCTCTATTGTCTTTACAGTATCATGCTTTTTTCCACGTTGTTTCACATTGTTAAGGTTAGGCTATTTTTAGCACTATTTTATTCCTTTCACACTTGTCATATGGCAGCCATTTAAGTCAAATGCAGTTACCAGGCTGTGCAAGTTAACTTAAGCAAACATGCATGCAAGTTTCACGACCACTCAAACCGGGATTTAGACTGTGCCTGTTTTTCCATTCATTATAGACCATGAAAATTCTGCTTTTTATTCAGTGAATGTCAGGGAAAAGtctgcaatatatataaatattttttttgcacaggtcAATTCATTCACATTATAAGTCCTCAATGCATCACCAGGAGCCAATGTATCAGTACAgccattgatttgcattttatgaaaTCAAAGACCATGATTTCAGTTAAAAATACTTCATTAAATGTTCTACTGATGAAATAAAGTGACTTGTAACTTTGACGTGACTCAGGGTGtataaataaacagctaattatcTTTGTGGAATAAACTCTCCCTTTATGCTTTCCAAAATGTGGCCCACACTGACCTTGAATGCGTAACAAAGTCGTAGACTGGAATTTGGACCGTTCTTCCCTCCATGATTTCACACAGGGTTTTGACTATCAACTCATTATCAAACGCATCTGTGGGACAGAATAAAAGAGGGTCAGAAGGGATGGAAATCAAGAACAAGCACAAAAAAGTGATAAGCCACATGTG encodes the following:
- the magoh gene encoding protein mago nashi homolog; this translates as MSTSDFYLRYYVGHKGKFGHEFLEFEFRPDGKLRYANNSNYKNDVMIRKEAYVHKSVMEELKRIIDDSEITKEDDALWPPPDRVGRQELEIVIGDEHISFTTSKIGSLIDVNQSKDPEGLRVFYYLVQDLKCLVFSLIGLHFKIKPI
- the uck2a gene encoding LOW QUALITY PROTEIN: uridine-cytidine kinase 2-A (The sequence of the model RefSeq protein was modified relative to this genomic sequence to represent the inferred CDS: deleted 1 base in 1 codon); translation: MAGDSDSKLDNHAENEHVDWQPFLIGVAGGTASGKSSVCGKIMELLGQNKIDHHQRQVAILSQDSFYRVLTPEQKAKALKGQFNFDHPDAFDNELIVKTLCEIMEGRTVQIPVYDFVTHSRKEETVTVYPADVVLFEGILMFYSQEIRDLFQMKLFVDTDADTRLSRRVLRDISERGRDLEQVLNQYITFVKPAFEEFCLPTKKYADVIIPRGADNLVAINLIVQHIQDFLNGGLTKRLNGCLNGHTPRKRHPSESSSRPH